From Mustela erminea isolate mMusErm1 chromosome 1, mMusErm1.Pri, whole genome shotgun sequence, a single genomic window includes:
- the LOC116567783 gene encoding potassium/sodium hyperpolarization-activated cyclic nucleotide-gated channel 4-like codes for MRCCAPAWGLLSVSGRNIWDLAELAPPAQKDAGPTPAPDPSTRHTPSSKTNRAEPNRPSGDTLDNASQGWGPGDGGQETVPDLAIGAGEGRGGPALPTRRCRSPRGSGTQCPIPGRTCDKNPECSPPSALRDHFLPPEGGGQRSLETPDRPRAVWGGGPEVSEGGRRGNPPNSDPLRRPRRSRTPTPVPAELWRPPRRLPGRTAPTQGRNPRLKRPASPPTPPPHRAGPARGAHALRLASSPAPAAPGLRPRAASCALLAPGRRRVCAARRLTEPPAESASTPPSDPIGRSPPLWTSTQGLCRGCSLSLLWPSPQGRAWHPGRGSADKIRPSRLRRTLLDLPLNPWTARVFLSSLASATTPH; via the exons ATGAGGTGCTGTGCCCCAGCCTGGGGTCTCCTCAGCGTCTCAGGCAGGAACATCTGGGACCTGGCAGAGCTGGCCCCACCAGCACAGAAAGACGCAggtcccacccccgccccggacCCCAGCACCCGCCACACCCCCTCCAGTAAAACCAACCGGGCAGAACCCAACAGGCCCAGCGGTGACACCCTGGACAATGCCTCCCAGGGATGGGGGCCGGGAGATGGGGGGCAGGAGACTGTCCCTGACCTGGCAA TCGGGGCTGGAGAGGGTCGCGGGGGACCTGCCCTCCCCACCCGGCGCTGCCGCTCCCCGCGGGGCTCCGGAACACAGTGCCCGATTCCGGGGAGAACGTGCGATAAGAACCCAGAGTGCAGCCCCCCGAGCGCGCTGAGGGACCATTTCCTTCCGccggagggtggggggcagcgcTCCCTCGAGACCCCCGATCGCCCTCGCgcagtgtgggggggggggcctgaGGTCTCCGAGGGGGGTCGCCGAGGAAACCCCCCCAACTCCGACCCGCTACGGCGGCCTCGTCGGTCCCgaacccccacccccgtccctgcCGAACTTTGGAGACCCCCTCGCCGGCTTCCCGGGCGCACTGCGCCCACCCAGGGCCGGAACCCGCGGCTTAAGAGGCcggcctccccccccacccccccgcctcacCGCGCAGGGCCCGCTCGGGGGGCGCATGCCCTGCGCCTGGCGTCCAGCCCTGCCCCGGCCGCGCCTGGCCTCCGGCCCCGGGCCGCGAGCTGTGCGCTGCTGGCTCCCGGCCGCCGCCGGGTTTGTGCCGCGCGCCGACTCACCGAGCCGCCAGCCGAGTCCGCGTCTACACCCCCATCCGACCCGATTG GTCGTTCGCCCCCTCTGTGGACAAGCACACAGGGACTCTGTAGAGGTTGCTCCTTGTCTCTGCTGTGGCCCAgtccccagggcagagcctggcaCCCGGGGAGGGGCTCTGCAGACAAGATCCGGCCGAGCAGGCTCCGGAGGACTCTCCTGGATCTCCCTCTCAACCCCTGGACTGCGCGTGTTTTTCTGAGCTCGCT GGCGTCCGCgacgactccccactga